The sequence TCTATGAAAAATAGGAATGTTTTAGTGTGCAGTAAATAGaacctatatatttttcgtcGCACTTTTCAACAATCCTTTGTTTCAATGATAtaccaaacaaaaataactgttAGAATTTGcacatatttcataaatattggtAATACTTGCGTAGAATTGGGTGTTTAACTCCAAATCTAATCTCATTTGTCATCtcattatatttctatttactcgtacttaataattttctacataatgGCTAAaaagtaataagaaaaaatattagattttatgCTCTTAATATAAATACGTCACTGACACGGGTACTGATTTTCTTTACgataaactattaaaaaaaggaGAATCTATGTCAATATCttgttttgatatatttgtatAACTATAATGAAACTATACTACTATATActaactaaaaatattaataaaacacaTGTAAATGCAGAAccaacaaaaatacaaaatttttgaccacAAAATGGCACAAAACACATTGACAATGATTGACActgaaattttacaatttagTTACGTGGCCAGTGACACAGTTTTAAACAATAGGGGAATATTCAAAAGGCACatcattaaaattaacaaattgcttGTAAAAATTATGCAATTCAGATTAATAAAACATGGTGCTTTTATTTATCCATACAGTAATTATTTATAAGGTTTTAAATAGAgcctaaaaattatttaaactcCTATTCCATTATTATTGATGAGCTCTGATTTTgacaatattcatgaaaaaaatactggaaTTTTTGCAGGATTTCAACAAAgttttctttaacaaaattGGACTTTCTTATGATCCCTGAATAATACTGTTCACTTTGACTTCATAACTGGTTGGTAATGATGCTGAATATATCTAATTCTGTCAATTATTTTCAGTAAATGAGAATCAACCTACAGTGGATATCTTTCAATTAGCAAATATGTCACAGCCAGTAGATATTGACTACAAAGAACTGAATGTTTCCTATGCgcattataaatcaaaaaagcatttttgtaaattttgccACACACTGCAAACAAAATTTGCAAGACATCTCCAAAATAAACATAATGCAGAAGATAGTGTTAAGCAATTTCTCTCATTAGAAACCGGAAGCAATTTGAGAGCTAAACTCATCAAGGCGATACGCACAGAGGGTGATTTGATGTACAACACAAACAGTAAATGTAATACACACAATAGTGTCATTGTTGTGAGGAGACCTATGTTGAACAGAAATAGAACTGCCTCACATTACAAACCTTGTGGAAAATGTGGTGGAATGTACTCAACATTGTCACTCTCTTCTCATTATAGACGTTGTGAATTGAACAGATTGAAAGGTTCCAAAGACGTTCTCAAAAATAGTAAGAAGAAGAGTATACTAGCTACGATAGCTTGTTCAGTATtgagaaatgaaattttaccAGTCCTCCGTGATGATGAAATAACAAAGGCAATTGTATCTGATGATCTAACAATTGCATTCGGAAACCGAATGTGTCAAAAATATAGATCACCTCACCTTTATAAAATGATCAGAGCAAGATTGCGATGTGTggcaaaactttttttaatactgAAAAAGAAGACCCATGTATACAAATTCGAGCAGTTTTTTGATTCCGAGTATTATGACTGCATAATAAGTGCTATCAATGAAATGTGTCAACTGAATGAGGAAACAGGAAAATATAAATCAGCATCTACTGCTTTTGCTATTGGAagttatcttaaaaaaatttctttttacttGTTGTCcgagttaataaaaaataaaaataaagagaagCAGAATGATGTGAAATACTTTTTGCAACTTCTACAGGAAGGATTGCAACATGATGTTTACAAAACTGTCGAGGAAAATCAGCAAGAACAGAAGAGGAGGAAGATAATTGAACTACCTAGCTCAGATGATATACTATTGTTGAGAAATTACTTGAATagaaaaagaaacttttatatgcaatgtttaaaaaaggaatattCATACAACAATTGGAAGAGATTAATGAGTGTTATATTGATATCCCTTCAGCTTTTCAACAGACGAAGAGCAGGAGAAATGGAAAGGGTGAAAATAGAAGATTATTTGAAGTACGAACGACTAAAAGATGATAACGAAATGTTAGGATGTATGTCTGCAGAggagaaaaagagaaaaaagggTTATATACGATTTCTCATCAGAGGTAAACGTTGTAGGGGGGGTAACAGAGAGAATTTTGAAGGTATACAAATGATATCAAAATTTAGGAAGCAAACAAATATATCCGAAAGAAATccatatttatttggtttaccTGGAAAAGATGACTTCAATCATCTTCTTGCAACTCGACTATTGAACCAATATTCCAAGCTGTGTGGTGCCAAGAAACCTCACACCTTACGTGGGATTGAACTGCGTAAGCATATTGCTACAAAATGTGGCACAATGAATTTGGGAGATGTCGAATTAAAAGACGTTGCTGATTACCTAGGgcataatgaaaaaattcatcttgATCATTATAGATTGCCTAGCGCTACCAAAGATATAGTAAGGATGTCAAATATACTTGAATGTGCACAAGGAAGTATCAATGAATCATTAGATGAAATTGGGGAGAGATATTCTATTTCCGAAAACAGTTGTAATGGTATATTCGAGGAAtccaaaaatgaagataatttcaataatcCAACTTCAGGTAAATTTATAAGATACATAtcatatgttttatatttttctttttctttgtatagAAGGCATGCGAAAGagtcacaaaaaaatatcctgGACTAACGATGAAAAAGAATGCGTGAATAATCTCTTCAAGACTCATCTTGAAGTTTTTGAATTGCCTTCTTTAGATTTGTGCCATGATGTAATATCAAGTAACGACATTTTGAGTAGAAGTGCCACACAACTAAAAGCATATGTTGCCAACTACATAGAAAAAGGAAAACGGTCTTTAAAATCAGATCAGCATACAAAAGGTAACTTGATTAGCCataaactatttgaaaaatattgaccAGTATCATAATCATAAGCATgcatttttggatttctttaTAGCTAGACTACAGTAGACTATTTTTGCAagagtgaaaacataaaataaaaattgtacggATGTCCATTGTAAAATTGTACGTCCATTTGTATGGACCCTTACTTCCTAGAATCTACTCATGATATGTTACGTTGTGTAATCAGATAGAAACAGTTAGTTTCATTTATAAACATACCCAATACTTATTGTAAATATCATAGTGATATTGGTTTTTTTGTAGTTCAAAGAAAACATTGGGGAAGTGCTGAACGAAATGCAGTATTGACCTTATTTCaagatgaaatgaaaaataaaaaactacctTCACTCAAAAGGTGTGAAGaagtgttgaaagaaaattctatttttgaagGAAGAACACTGATAATGCTGAAGGCATTCATCAATAAcactttaagaaaaaaaagcatgacaaataatattcatagttgctgaaataaatttggataatttaataaaattcaatctTTAATTTCAgagttttgtaattttcttttttttaataatattgatgcaaatacaaaatgataaaacatttttccttgcTGTTTTAATTGTCATATCCACATACCTATTCacaaatggaaataaattgacTTATCCATGCAGTTTTCAAAGCGATTTTTACAAAACATTATTAtgaaaccaaaacaaaaattattgtattgagTTGCCTTCCTTGTGCACAGCTGTTATGTGAAACGGGAGTGACTAGTGACCCGTCCAAAATCCGGCCGACAAACAATAACCCAATTCTAAACATAAACTAGATTATTCGGgtacttatttaaaattatgtattatgtattgCATGTCATATTAAACGTTAGTCAAGTAATACCGAACGGGTTAATATTAATTGTACGattttcaaagttaaaattatttttcttcgttAGACTGTTGACGTTTGCCGTTAAGATCGATGAATTTTAAGCTTCTTGAAAACTTTCATTATGATTATCTGACTTTGAAGTAGACGGTTGGGTTACAAAATGATGAACCACTTTTAAAGAGAAAAAGAGGAGGTAGAAAAAAATCTGATGCACGAGAAACACGAAAACgtattagaaatgaaaaaagtggGAGCGAAATATACGTAAGGATAAAAAGACCAAAGGCCAAGCGTATGTTTCAACAAAAGGAGTGTTAAAGAAAGCAAAGATAATGAGTGAACCTTGCACATGTAGAAGGAGATGCTTCCAGAAAATTACGAACGATCAAAGGCAAGCATTACACGAGGGATTTTATAGACTTACATCTGATGgtcaaaatcaatttattgCTAACACGGTCGAGAAGACAAGAAAAATCAGAGAACGCACTCACATCGCTGAAAATACTGTTAgcagaagaaaattttcaaggaaATATTTCTTAGACTTGGCCTGTGGAAGGTTTGAGGTGTTCCAAAAAATGTACATCAATACATTCGCTCTGTAAAAGGAGGATAAAGAAAAGAGTAAATCCAGTACAAATTATGCTACTGCTTCTTTTGACCTTGAGAAGTGTTTGCCTACGCCTTATTTGAGAAATGGTGTCTCCTTCTATAAGAGACAACTGTGGACGTATAACCTCACAGTCTATCACACGACTGTATTGGGAAGTCAAGGATCTTGTTACCTATGGAATGAAAGTATCGCAAACCGTGGAGGCCAAGAAATTGCCTCTTGCattcgaaaatttataaaatccatTTCTCCAGAGATAGAAGAACTCCACTTGTACAGCGATTCGTGTTTTggccaaaataaaaatatatatatggtCGTGATGCTGTGCCATTTAATGATACAAatcaaaaacgaaaataaaagtCGATTAAAGTTCATTTTTCATCATATCATGGAACCAGGGCACACTCACATGGAAGCTGACACAATTCATGCTTCCATAGAGACAGCCAAGAAAAGGACCAATGCTGATATTGAAGTACCCCACGACTGGTGCAACTTTATTAAATCAATACCGCGAACACCACCATTGAATGTAATTGAAGTGCCTCAATGTGAATTTCTGGATTTCCGTTCTTTGATTCGTTCTAGGCTGGTCAATAGAAAAACCACCAATAAGGATTTAGAGACAGTGCACTGGGCTAATATCAAGGAGCTGAAATTCGATCGAGACCATGAATATCAGTACTTCTACAGATCGACACATGAAGAAGAATTTAAGTTAGTTGACTTGAGGAAAGGTCCTTTACGAAAAAGACTCTCTGTGCACGAATGTTATGAGTTGCTGCCCTTAAACAATACACCGTTACCGTTGgaagaatcaaaattaaaagatctgAAGTCTCTCTAAAAGTATATTAGCAGCTACAATCAGCCCTACTATAATAATTTAAGATCTTCCGCAGACTTAGAAAAAGACTATTTACTGTATGGGCCTGAATATGATGAGGGAGAGGAAGACATGTAAGACTTCTCTATTAGAAATCTGTTTCgttattgaattttgttaattttttttttcaaacaaaattacaatattaagAATTAgcagtttgttttatatttcattactGTATCATTTCCTAccattattattgattttttgttataaataaaactattttttcattaaaaccgTTACTTTTCTTCAGATTTGTATGGCTAAAAAGGCCAATCTCCATTAATCCTAAAATGTCAAGAGGCCAATGTCCATGAAAATgtgggaaaaatataaaaaagtttaaaaatcaaTCTAACATTAGATTGTAGTGAGAAAAACATTACTGAATTAAAAGCtacaactttgaaaaataatagtacAAAAATTGTGGTAGGATTCTTAAAATTcctcaaatttaaattttatatatatatatatatatatatatatatatatatatatatatatataaacttctaTCATTGTTGCGTCCATAAACATCCCAAACACATACACTATTGCTTCCTTCGAATTATTGCGTCCGAATATCGGACGCAACAATGTCAATCCATGTTTTTGTGGATTTTTGCCAacgtttgtgaaaaatattaacaagaacAGTCAACAAAGGTTCCtacatttctatttctttataaaactcAACGTCATCTAGTGATCTCTCTatgattttattggattttctaTTTGGAATTGGACGCAATAATATTACTAATATggatgaaaatgtatattgttAGTTCATTGATTTTCCGGCAGAGTACCAAATATTGTATACACacttaagtatatattttagaaacgtAATATGTTGTTGCGtccgagatatggcaacactgctcTCTATTTTTAGAcccaaaatattgtgttttaacGTTTCTTGTGCTTGTGAGATCGTGTTATTCTAAGACATTGTTGCTTCCAGTGTGCTAATATGACAAGGCgcattgataaaatattcagtaactTGAGTTTTGATACTGAAGAaggtaagtatttttataatatatatgaaattattacattCGTGATTTTCTTATGACttttgtctttataaaaattttcagttacctccaattactaataattattgGTATTGTCACTCATTGTCTTTTAGTGAGTAAAAGtgatagttttgaaattttgcaatttaatttaattttgtagctACTGAAAAACATGTTGTCATGtgttaatttttctacaaatatttttcaaattcaaaataggtaaaacgccttctccttcattttgtattttgtattcccaaacaaaactaataatttctcCATTATCCAaacgtttttttgctttttatattttagtcagAACTGAATATTacctcaaacaaaatatttgaatatgataaaattcaaatgaatacagAGTCATCTCCATGTACACCGGAAGATCCTTTTAATGCTTCGTCAAGTGAAGATTCTCTATATTGTCCTAGTAGTGACgaagtaagtaaaattttttttccattttcattaaattgtgaATATAGGTTTTGGACCTTGCCTGTGAGTAGATAAATATCCAGGCCCATACTGATTTCCCGGAAAACGTTTACTTTGTGTTGGGATTTGAAAGCGTCGAATTCTACTTTGTTAAGGGGTTTTAGAAAAACTAGTATTACTTTTGTTCTtagtgattataaaaaattgcagaaatagTCGATCGAAATTGCGGTGAGGGATCGAAGATAAAACCTTGTATATTATACATGGCATATTCTTGTTTTATAGTACTTTTGTCTGGTAAGAGAATTAGCATACAGCTCGTTCGGCAAACTTCCAGACGCGTACTATAAAACACTTATTATGGCACTAAGAACTTAAATAGCTATTCACTAAATTCTTTCTAGTTTTAGAAATTCTTATACATTTATCACCTAATTGGTTCACGAGATAATTCACGTTACATTTTTTTCGCAGGATAGCTGCTCAGATGTTGATGAGAATCCAGCACCGAAGAAGACTAAGAAACCTAATATAAACAAAAGCTCAACCCAGATGAAGATTACTACTGATTATGTTAATTCGCCCTCTATTGGAGTGTATGATACAGCTAAAGATAACGAATACGATTTAAATGTACCGAATACTTCAAGCAGTAGACAGTTGATTACTATTAAAACGATGGATAAAGACCAAGATTTATGTAACAATTCAAGGTTACCGAGTACTTTAAGTTGTACAAAACCAATTAAAACACCATATAAGAGAAAACCGGATCATTGTTATTATTGCGAAACTAAGGTTCTAAATTTCGGCCGCCATGTGATACGGAACCATTCAAACGAAATAGATGTAGCAAGAATTTTAGCAAAGCCCGTTAAaagtaaagaaagaaaagagCTATTCAATGACCTTAGAAGAAAGGGAAATTATT comes from Diorhabda carinulata isolate Delta chromosome 8, icDioCari1.1, whole genome shotgun sequence and encodes:
- the LOC130897580 gene encoding uncharacterized protein LOC130897580; translated protein: MLNRNRTASHYKPCGKCGGMYSTLSLSSHYRRCELNRLKGSKDVLKNSKKKSILATIACSVLRNEILPVLRDDEITKAIVSDDLTIAFGNRMCQKYRSPHLYKMIRARLRCVAKLFLILKKKTHVYKFEQFFDSEYYDCIISAINEMCQLNEETGKYKSASTAFAIGSYLKKISFYLLSELIKNKNKEKQNDVKYFLQLLQEGLQHDVYKTVEENQQEQKRRKIIELPSSDDILLLRNYLNRKRNFYMQCLKKEYSYNNWKRLMSVILISLQLFNRRRAGEMERVKIEDYLKYERLKDDNEMLGCMSAEEKKRKKGYIRFLIRGKRCRGGNRENFEGIQMISKFRKQTNISERNPYLFGLPGKDDFNHLLATRLLNQYSKLCGAKKPHTLRGIELRKHIATKCGTMNLGDVELKDVADYLGHNEKIHLDHYRLPSATKDIVRMSNILECAQGSINESLDEIGERYSISENSCNGIFEESKNEDNFNNPTSGKFIRYISYVLYFSFSLYRRHAKESQKNILD